The window AAAATTGACTTATTTATAACAAAAAAGGTTGACGCTCTTGCAATAAATCCTGTTGACAGAACAGCGGCAGGGGTTTTAATTGATAAAGCTAAACAAGCAAATATACCTGTTGTGTTTTTCAACAGAGAACCACTGCCAGAAGATATGAAAAAATGGGACAAGGTCTATTATGTTGGTGCCAAAGCTGAACAATCAGGAACTCTGCAGGGGGAAATTATGGCAGAATACTGGAAGTCACACCCCGAAGCTGATAAAAATCATGATGGAATTATGCAGTATGTAATGATTACTGGTGAGCCTGGCCATCAGGATGCGATTCTGAGAACTGAATATTCTATAAAAGCAGTTGAAGCAGCAGGAATCAGGGTAAAATGTCTTGCACAAGACACAGCAATGTGGGACAGAGTAAAAGGACAAGAAAAGATGCAAGCTTTCTTAGCATCATTTGGTGATAAAATTGAGGCAGTTTTTTGCAATAACGACGATATGGCACTTGGAGCAATTGAAGCATTAAAGGCAGCGGGATATTTTAAAGATGGCAAATACATGCCGGTTGTTGGTGTTGATGCAACAACTCCAGGTCTTCAGGCTCTTGAAGAAGGGACTCTTTTGGGAACTGTTTTGAACGATGCAAAAGCTCAAGGAAAAGCTACATTTAATTTAGCGTATGTTCTTGCAAAAGGTGAAAAACCAACAAAGGAAAATGTTGGGTTTGAAATAACAGATGGAAAATATATCTGGGTACCATATCAAAAAGTTACAAAAGATAATTTAGAAGAAATGAAAAAATATGTAAATGAATAGTAAAAAAATATAATATTAAAGTGCCACCTTGTCTTTTACAATATCTTTAAAATGACAAGGTGGCGGTAATTTTAAATTTAGTTTTGACAGGGAAAAAATGAACAAGAGGTGTATTTGTCATGCCAAAAACCGAATATATCTTAGAGATGAATGGGATTACAAAAGAGTTTCCAGGTGTTAAAGCACTTGACAATGTTACATTGAAAATTAAAAAAGGCACTGTTCATGCGCTTTTGGGCGAAAATGGGGCTG is drawn from Caldicellulosiruptor diazotrophicus and contains these coding sequences:
- a CDS encoding galactose ABC transporter substrate-binding protein, with translation MFNKKKLWVVLVSMVLILSLVLVGCGKKNTNNSSSGTSEENKPYIGVAIYKFDDTFMTGVRNAIAKEGEGKAKLDFVDCQNSQSTQNDKIDLFITKKVDALAINPVDRTAAGVLIDKAKQANIPVVFFNREPLPEDMKKWDKVYYVGAKAEQSGTLQGEIMAEYWKSHPEADKNHDGIMQYVMITGEPGHQDAILRTEYSIKAVEAAGIRVKCLAQDTAMWDRVKGQEKMQAFLASFGDKIEAVFCNNDDMALGAIEALKAAGYFKDGKYMPVVGVDATTPGLQALEEGTLLGTVLNDAKAQGKATFNLAYVLAKGEKPTKENVGFEITDGKYIWVPYQKVTKDNLEEMKKYVNE